CAATTATAGggtaaaagattttaaaattcttgcaTGCATTTTCTGCATGTCAACAAATACCTACAGGTGTTAGTTTctctccagaaaagaaaaagcaaaatacttGGATATTGAAGTGCTAATTTTAAATGTCTATAAAAATTTGTGAGGGAACAAAGTTATTTTCTATTATGAATTTACTAAACAGTAGATGACATTTTAAGCCATCATATGTTATCAATAAAAATTAGCACAAGAGAAATTCTAGCACAGGGCCCAGGATATAGTAGGCAGCAATATaccttagagagagagagaaggaaaatgagagacagaggaaggctctattttaaaatgacataaatCATCTTCCTGATCTTGAAGACTAATGGAGATGGGGAGAAAGGATAAAATATGCCCATGTAAAATTGCCTAGACTCTGAACAAGCAGCAAGTACAAACCACGGTAAAAAGTTAAATAACCAGAACTCAATTAACTAGAATTCTCAATTTGGTAGAACACATCCACACACCTTTACAGTCCAGTATTCAAGGAGAcaactttacaaaaaataaaagatttcaatGTTTATGAAATAATAACAGCAATTACCACCACACCATTAGCAACTCCCTAGGAATGTCTCTGGAGAACAGTCACATCTAATACCTACAGCATTAGCATCCAGAGAACAATAACCACTGTTGTTTGACATGCAGACCAGGAGGCCATGCAAGGACCTCTGTGATCAAGCCTAGTTACTCAAAGTAGCGCATGCACTTCATAGTCAATGTGAGTTGACTGCTCTAGATGGTTTGCCACTGGAGAGTTTGAAATGTCAGCCCATGCCTAAAATTTTTGGAGCCGGGGTCTCCAGCCAGTAGCccattcccttctcttctctttcccaccTTCAGTTCTTTTCTGCAGTGAGGAGCCTTGCACACACTCCCGAGGACACCTCAGCCCACACAACTAAGATTCATACACAGCCCTACATTCTTTGGTCCTAGGAGTGCTCAACACAAGTGGTACAGTTCACCACTGGGAGATGAGACCCCAGGAGAGACCCATGTAGGCCCTGGAAGTCATCTTGGGATCACTTAGGCAGGAATTGTGGGGTACCAAGTGGTTTAGAAGAGGGAATGGGGTGCTTTGGATTGACAATAGCCACATGGCTCTGTAGAATCCTTTCACCATAAGGCATGGCACAGTGGAGGAAGACCAGCAGGGCCCTCTAAAGCAAGTGACATGAGGCAAGAGCCTCTTTCCCCAGGTTTAAGGGTGCTACTGTTAATATGGCATTTCTACCTTAACCTGGGTTCGCCAGGAAATCTAATTAGCCATATCTCATTCCATGCAGCCAGACTGAATAGTATTTGGTTGTGCTATACAGTGAAAATAAACAATGTAAGCACTAAAATTACTATAACTCAGGTGGTCAAATGATTTTGGTTTTAATACCTGGAATCTCTGCCCAATTAGCACAAGAGGATGAATTTTCTTTAGCAATAAACCCCTAAACTCCTCATGCTACTACTTAAGAATAAACTAGCACAAAGAGAACCTTTGCTCTCAGTGACCAAACAGAGAGTAAAATTTTTGTCTCAACTTCTCCCTCCTTACTCTTAGTCTACAAAACATCATGCAAGGTTGACCCAAGGCCAGAAGCCAAATTTAATGGTGAGccttctctcttgttctctcttctTGTAACACCTCATCCTGACATAACTGAGTTAAGATCCACTTTCCCAAAACAGTGTCCTATACCTCTGTTCCCCACTATCTaccacctgattttttttttcgtatCTTTTTGGGCTTTAATCTGGTTATGGTCAACTAACTAAGAGAATAAACTACTTACCATATACCAGTGAGCTATTGAGTGTTATCAGTCGAATAGGTCATCTACCCAACTTAATTAACATTGCAAAAATGAGGTCAGAGCAGTGGAGGGACACAAGTTCCTTGGAACACTTCGAATAAATTGTACAGCCTGCTTGACTGAGAGACCACCACATATAGACACAGTACAAGGAATATATAAAAGAGACAAGAGACTTGTCCTAATAGATTTGCAGTACAGCTGAGAGACAGAATCTACATAAAATGGAGAGAGctttaataatattataaaataacataagGATACAAATCAATGAGTTATAAGGCCTTTTTCCCTCCTATTTTCTAATGTACTTCCAAAAGTCTCAGCTGCCATAAGCTTTCCCTGAGATTTTGATTAGAGTTAGACGGCTTGGCCTGAATAGTAAAAGAAACAGCTTGGAAGAATTTAGacacatttccttccttctctgcttcCTCATGTTTCCTGTCCTTAGAACTTAGGCCTTTTGAAGGatgtttggaagtgttccctgcATGTCCATGTGCTTCTGCTACCTCAGTCTTATTTTTATTACCATAATATATCAGGGTCCTCAAGAGTTATCTTTATTCTTCCTATGTAAGAGTGAATAGtaatttcatttcagttttttccAGCTGCTCCTTTATATTGTTCTGCCCCATGACTTCAAAAAGATAGGAAACCCTTGAAGTCCTAGAATCCTAGACTCGGGGTCAGAAAGCACACattctaattctagttctagtGCTTAGTAGCTGTGAGAAAGTGTTTAACTCTTCTGAGTCTCAATGCCATCTGTAAGATGTGGGTTTGTTTCAGCAAATACCAAATCAAATCCCTATCTGTGAAAGCAAACAACACAGTGCTGCTTAATAGGCATAGTTGATGTGAGCACTTGTGGCAGATATTCTCTGCTTTGGAATTTATCTGAACAAGATCcgattcatttgtttattcagttaacaaatattttcttgagCACCCAATGTGTATCAGACTCTCCACTGAGCACTTATCAGAACCACTGGAGCTATGAGCCATCCAGTTGCTActggacatttcttttttcaaactaCCACTTTTCTAGTGTGCTTCCTTTTGGAGAATAGTTACAAATGTGTGtcacggctgggcacagtggctcacgcctgtaatcccagcactttgggaggccaaggtgggtggatcacttgaggccaggattttgagaccagcttggtcaacatagtgaaaccccgcctctactaaaagtacaaaaaaattagctgggcatggtgtcgcgtgcttgtagtcccagctactcaggaggctgaggcaggagaatcacttgaacctgggagacagaggtggcagtgagccgagatggcgccactgcactccagcttgggcaacaaagtgagacttcatcacaaaaaaaaaaagcaaaagaaacaaacaaacaatgtgTGTCATGTTGCTTGCTTAAATTCTATTTGCAGCATTTTGGAATGAAGTGTGTCCCTCTCCTGGCTTCATTATACATCAAAATTCCCACAGTTAAAGTTTTTTCAAGACTCATAAGTCAGCATAGTCGCTAAGAAATTCTCCCTTGGGCTTGATAtaagagaattaaaatatatCTGGACTTCATCAAGTGTGGTCTTTCAGTCTGTCGTGAGAGGCTGGAGTCGCTAGGGATAAATTAAATGATTAAGAATGAAAGTTTCCAATAGTGTAAGGAGAGATGTGGTTGTGAGCAGCACATCAAGATAATGAGTGGGTGCACGCACTGCACACCAGGACCCGTGGATATTTATGCTGCAATCCATAGGTGCACCTCCTCGATATGCCACCtctgaaaaccaaaaatgtaaCAAGCACATATCAGAATAGTCATTCCTGCTCAGTTGAGTTCCTAGTTACAGCCAAATAAAAGAAGACTAGTTTCTTTAAAGCTCAAAAACAAAGAGCACCTTTCCAGGACAAGTAACTAAAGTGGTGTGATTTTGGtgtaagtttgtgtgtgtgtgtgtgtgtgtgtatgtgtacacatttAGTTTTATTGTAACAAAGCAACTTGTACTTTTCACATTTAAAACTGAGCATCATCTTTCCTTTACagtgaaacaaaaaggaaatttaaaaataagcaggaACAAAATTACAATAGAGAGCATCAATTCCAAATAGGATCCCACAGGTTCTGCTGATTCTTCCATTGAGTGGCAGGGCTAAAGTCATCattagaagaaaatttattttaaaagtgtcttCTTAAACTACAAGGATGTCTGTCAAATATCACAACAAACATGCCAAAGGAGAAGCCGTGTTGTCAAAATGCACACTTAACCCACCCAAACATCTCAAATCCACCCTTCGCTGACCTTCTAtaacccccccttttttttttttttttagtttttttctctttttttaaacaagagaaaataGACAGATACATGTTGCTAAATGCTAACTGTCCATATTCACATAGAGACACTGCGTACTTTCTAAGCCCAATAtacagagaaaggaggagaaaaactAGAATTCTGTGCACTACTACACAGGGGCTTAGCACCCTCCAGCTTCCAGCAGAGCGAAGGGAGCAGGTTTTTCTTATTTCCCACAGACCTCGGTGGCATTGATTCCATACAGTTTTTATTCAGACAGAAAGGgataaaaatgaatttcaaacaGAAAGGGGTAGAGACACTTTTCCCATTGTATTCTGCTCAAGGTATTTCCCCCAAAATAAGTTGAGAACCATGGTGTAGAGAAAAGAGACCTCAAGAACAGGGTGACAGAAcacaagaggaaaaagaaaagactagaaCTTGCTTCCAAGGACTGGagaattttttttggaaaaggaTGGTTGGAACCTATCAGTGTTCTAGTGTTCTTTTCCTtcatccttctctccttcctccccttcatcatcatcttcatcttcttcaccttcatcttcatcttcttcctcAGTATCTGTttatccttcctcctcttcatcatcatcatcttcttctccttctccttcttcatcATCCATATCAGAAACCAAGTAGTACGCTAATGAGTTGGAACAAATATCATCTTTGGTGACCTCTCCTAACTCAGCACTGGCATCAAAATGGTCAGTAAACCAGGTAAAGAAGCTCTCTGGTTCCTCATGCTGCCTCTTCCTGCCGGCTTTATTCTGCGTTTGACTTGAACGTTTCATCAAATCCTTTCCAGATTCCCACTTGATTTCAGTGGTCTTTGAAGATGGATCACCACTCTCATTCAGATGAAATTCGTTGGAGAGAActttattttcatcaaaataaaaatctattctgTAACCTGATTTAATATCTTCAAATTCTGTCATTTCAACTCTGGTCAAATAACGCAGTGCCTCTTTGTCCTCCTCCAGCAGTGCAGACGTTTGTGAATGGTTGACAAATGTTGTTAGCCCAAAATTTGGGATTTTGGCGATCAGTTCTGACATCTTCTGAAAAAATGGTTGGCGGAGTTTGTCATATTTCTGTTCTACTTTCAAAATCTCCTCACTGGCTTGTTCATTAAGTCTGTCTATTTCATTTTGTACTTCATCAACGCATTCAATTGCTTCTTGctgttctttttctcccttcttcagCAAGCCTGCAGAGGCCGATATCTCCTCTGGTCCCAGAGAGGCATTCTTGGTTTCTTCTTTTGAGGTGGGAGTGGAGACTGGCATTTGGGGGCCATGCTGCTAGGGAAGTCCAAGAACCAGACCATGAGTCTCCTTGCTCATCCAGAAGCAGGCAGAACACTCTGGTATAAGACTTATTGGTTAAAAGTAAGCAATAACACATGGGTACTTGAAGGATCCCTTTACACTATTAATTCTATTCTTAATTAATCTTATAAATGTCcattcataattttataaatgcagaaccatttataaaaatggaaaagccaTAGCTGTTTGGACCCCCAAGGAAGCTAATCAACCCACCAAGATAGAACAGGAGTTTGTAAACACACCTTTGGCGTAATTGTTTGACAGTTTATTACGTAATAGTTAGTTCTTTAAcaaatggcttttattttcccTGATCTACATTAATATT
The Macaca mulatta isolate MMU2019108-1 chromosome 6, T2T-MMU8v2.0, whole genome shotgun sequence DNA segment above includes these coding regions:
- the LOC144341431 gene encoding protein SET-like; the encoded protein is MTLHLQDCHGPQMPVSTPTSKEETKNASLGPEEISASAGLLKKGEKEQQEAIECVDEVQNEIDRLNEQASEEILKVEQKYDKLRQPFFQKMSELIAKIPNFGLTTFVNHSQTSALLEEDKEALRYLTRVEMTEFEDIKSGYRIDFYFDENKVLSNEFHLNESGDPSSKTTEIKWESGKDLMKRSSQTQNKAGRKRQHEEPESFFTWFTDHFDASAELGEVTKDDICSNSLAYYLVSDMDDEEGEGEEDDDDEEEEG